A window of Argopecten irradians isolate NY chromosome 1, Ai_NY, whole genome shotgun sequence contains these coding sequences:
- the LOC138334724 gene encoding myophilin-like: MSSNRAAKSGLALEAQNKLNSKYNEELAHEVLEWVQRYSGEQFSTDGSMDNVYEVLSDGYVLGRMITNLGSKKVPANMLSKRQTMAFKKMDLISKFIEGAKEMGVKADDLFQTVDLTDKANLGQVVTCLDSLGRKLGTSKVKEAAKNERQFTQEQLEAGKNIISLQYGSNQGASQAGQNFGRQRHIVEPDQKQ, from the exons ATGTCCAGTAACAGAGCAGCTAAAAGTGGTCTAGCACTTGAAGCCCAAAACAAG CTCAATAGTAAATACAACGAAGAGTTAGCCCATGAGGTATTGGAATGGGTACAGCGTTATAGCGGGGAGCAATTCAGTACGGACGGATCCATGGATAACGTTTATGAAGTCTTAAGCGATGGCTACGTCCTGGGCCG CATGATCACGAATCTCGGATCTAAAAAAGTTCCCGCAAATATGTTAAGTAAGCGACAGACAATGGCTTTCAAAAAGATGGATTTGATCAGTAAATTCATTGAAGGAGCCAAAGAAATGGGCGTGAAAGCTGATGATCTATTCCAGACTGTGGATCTCACAGATAAAGCCAACCTTGGACAAGTTGTCACCTGTCTAGATTCACTGGGCAGAAAG TTGGGTACATCAAAAGTGAAAGAAGCTGCCAAGAACGAGCGACAATTTACACAAGAACAATTAGAGGcaggaaaaaatattataagTCTACAGTACGGTTCAAACCAAGGAGCGTCCCAGGCGGGACAAAACTTTGGCCGCCAACGTCACATAGTGGAGCCTGATCAAAAGCAATAG
- the LOC138334893 gene encoding mucin-2-like — protein MKDNVFLFNGRLSSSDRDSRRHLLLEISISHIQFATSHLHTNGTRCLLSSDYNDNRNVSKPISLDVPTPKSRNVCTPVSHDISTPISRDVPIPISRDVPIPISRDVHIPISRDVPKPISRDVPIPISRDVPIPISRDFSTPISRDVTTPTNSDVSTPISRDVSTPISRDVTTPTSSDVSTPISRDVTTPTRSDLSTPISRDVSTQISRDVTTPTSSDVSTPISRDVTTPISRDVSTPISRDVTTPTSNDVSTPISRDVSTPISRDVTPPTSSDVSTPISRDVTTPTRSDLSTPISRDVSTQISRDVTTPISRDVSTPISRDVTTPISRDVSTPISRDVTTPTSSDVSTPISRDVTTPTRSDLSTPISRDVSTQISRDVITPISRDVSTPISRDVTTPISRDVSTPISRDVTTPTSNDVSTPISRDVSTPISRDVTPPTSSDVSTPISRDVTTPTSSDVSTPISRDVTTPTSSDVSTPISRDVTTPTSSDVSTSISRDVTTPIRLDVPSTPISLNVSPLC, from the exons ATGAAGGATAATGTATTCCTTTTCAATG GACGTCTCTCTTCTAGTGATCGCGACTCGAGACGTCACCTCCTTCTAGAGATCTCTATTTCACACATCCAGTTCGCAACATCTCACCTTCACACCAACGGAACCAGGTGTCTCCTATCCAGTGATTACAACGATAA TCGTAATGTCTCCAAACCAATAAGTCTTGACGTTCCCACACCGAAAAGTCGTAACGTATGCACACCAGTGAGTCATGACATCTCCACACCAATAAGTCGCGACGTTCCCATACCAATAAGTCGTGACGTTCCCATACCAATAAGTCGTGACGTTCACATTCCCATAAGTCGTGACGTTCCCAAACCAATAAGTCGTGACGTTCCCATACCAATAAGTCGTGACGTTCCCATTCCAATAAGTCGTGACTTCTCCACACCAATAAGTCGTGACGTTACCACACCAACAAACAGTGACGTCTCCACACCAATAAGTCGTGACGTCTCCACACCAATAAGTCGTGACGTTACCACACCAACAAGCAGTGACGTCTCCACACCAATAAGTCGTGACGTTACCACACCAACAAGGAGTGACCTCTCCACACCAATAAGTCGTGACGTCTCCACACAAATAAGTCGTGACGTTACCACACCAACAAGCAGTGACGTCTCCACACCAATAAGTCGTGACGTTACCACACCAATAAGTCGTGACGTCTCCACACCAATTAGTCGTGACGTTACCACACCAACAAGCAATGACGTCTCCACACCAATAAGTCGTGACGTCTCCACACCAATAAGTCGTGACGTTACCCCACCAACAAGCAGTGACGTCTCCACACCAATAAGTCGTGACGTTACCACACCAACAAGGAGTGACCTCTCCACACCAATAAGTCGTGACGTCTCCACACAAATAAGTCGTGACGTTACCACACCAATAAGTCGTGACGTCTCCACACCAATAAGTCGTGACGTTACCACACCAATAAGTCGTGACGTCTCCACACCAATTAGTCGTGACGTTACCACACCAACAAGCAGTGACGTCTCCACACCAATAAGTCGTGACGTTACCACACCAACAAGGAGTGACCTCTCCACACCAATAAGTCGTGACGTCTCCACACAAATAAGTCGTGACGTTATCACACCAATAAGTCGTGACGTCTCCACACCAATAAGTCGTGACGTTACCACACCAATAAGTCGTGACGTCTCCACACCAATTAGTCGTGACGTTACCACACCAACAAGCAATGACGTCTCCACACCAATAAGTCGTGACGTCTCCACACCAATAAGTCGTGACGTTACCCCACCAACAAGCAGTGACGTCTCCACACCAATAAGTCGTGACGTTACCACACCAACAAGCAGTGACGTCTCCACACCAATAAGTCGTGACGTTACCACACCAACAAGCAGTGACGTCTCCACACCAATAAGTCGTGACGTTACCACACCAACAAGCAGTGACGTCTCCACATCAATAAGTCGTGACGTTACAACACCAATAAGACTTGACGTTCCCTCTACACCAATAAGTTTGAACGTCTCCCCTCTATGTTAA